In Uranotaenia lowii strain MFRU-FL chromosome 2, ASM2978415v1, whole genome shotgun sequence, one genomic interval encodes:
- the LOC129745055 gene encoding uncharacterized protein LOC129745055, which produces MNSICVVLRTPEIYRKLKREAGRIGLMINTSKTKYMLACGSETDRTRLSSNNKVMIDGDELEIVEDFVYLGSLVTADNDTSREIRRRIISGSRAYYGLHKQLRSRRLCPRTKCNLYMTLIRPVVLYGHETWILLEEDLRTLGVFERRVLRTIFGGVQQNGVWRRRMNHELARLYGEPSIQKVVKAGRIRWAGHVARMPDDCPAKQVFATNPVGTRRAGAQRARWLDQVERDLANVGCPRNWRTVAMNRVNFRNYVRQVMS; this is translated from the coding sequence ATGAACAGTATTTGTGTTGTATTGAGGACCccggagatctaccgcaaactgaaacgcgaagcaggaaggattgggttgatgattaatacgtccaagacgaagtacatgctggcatgcggatccgagaccgaccgaacccgcttgtccagtaataacaaggtcatgatcgacggcgacgagctggagatagtcgaagactttgtctatctcggctcactggtgaccgcagacaatgacaccagccgtgagatccggaggcgaattatcagcggaagtcgtgcctactatggactccacaagcaactgcggtcgagaagactttgccctcgtacgaagtgtaacctgtatatgacgcttattagaccggttgttctctacgggcacgagacatggatattgctcgaggaggacctgcgtacactcggagtattcgagcgacgagtgttaagaaccatctttggcggcgtacagcagaacggagtgtggaggcgaaggatgaaccacgagctcgcgcgactctacggcgaacccagtatccagaaggtggtgaaggctggccggatacgctgggcgggacatgttgcgagaatgccggacgactgtcctgcaaaacaggtgttcgctacgaatccggtaggaacaagacgagcgggggcgcaacgagcgaggtggttagaccaagtggagcgtgatctggcgaacgtggggtgcccgagaaattggagaacggttgctatgaaccgagtgaattttaggaattatgttcgtcaagttatgtcgtga